A region from the Alnus glutinosa chromosome 5, dhAlnGlut1.1, whole genome shotgun sequence genome encodes:
- the LOC133869718 gene encoding glutamate receptor 2.7-like, whose product MGFLFFTNNILLKFCHLFSLLISILLLISHGGQATNTTIVTNIGGIIDVKSRIGKEQKIAIEIAAENFNRYSKSNKLSLHFQDSGQLDPLQVASAAEELIKEKKVDVIIGMNKWEEAALVASVGNKEKVPIISFAARVITPPQMERRWPFLIQMANNGSSQIKCVADIVGVYQWKKVVVIHEDGPYASDSGMSALLLSKALQDVDSEIDYRLVLPPASSLSSPKGFVLDELLKLQNATKSRVFIVLQSSLSMATHLFREAKNLGFMGNESAWIITDSVTSFLYSVDDSVISSMEGALGIKTYYSTSTDSYKDFYALFSKKFQSEYPEEANPKPGIHALRAYDSIRTISQASNISSAEILLRNIASSSFSGLSGEIRFEGGKLLQTPPKLRIVNVRNKRYEELDFWAPYDRFSKGLVTEKGRQRLAAPVIWPAEMNLSRPKGWAMPTDKNPLIIGVPGRTSFQKFVKVDDSNKDDIKYGGWCIKVFEMVLSNLNYSLPYKFVAFNSTYDELVYGVFDKTYDAVVGDVTILADRLEYVDFTQPYTESGLSMIVPTKPEESKAWIFLKPFTWEMWVVTGAIMLYTMLIIWFLEHQCNPEFSGPWKNQIGTTFWFTFSSLFFAHREKINSNLTRVVVVVWLLLVWILTSSYTASLSSMFTVQRLQEVNTDIEWLKSSNSKVGCDNDSFVRNYLEDVIGFNSENIITVFNESEYRELFENKHITAAFLELPYKKVFINQHCKGYTATTPTYKFGGFGFVSSYYNFAVSIST is encoded by the exons AtgggatttcttttctttaccaATAACATACTTCTAAAGTTTTGCCACCTCTTTTCCCTACTAATCTCTATTCTTCTCTTGATCTCCCATGGAGGTCAAGCTACTAATACAACCATAGTTACAAATATTGGTGGAATCATTGATGTCAAGTCCCGAATCGGGAAAGAACAGAAAATAGCCATTGAAATTGCGGCGGAAAACTTCAACCGCTATTCAAAGTCTAACAAGCTGTCCCTCCATTTCCAGGACTCCGGCCAGTTAGACCCCCTTCAAGTTGCTTCTGCCG CTGAAGAGCtcattaaggaaaagaaagtgGATGTAATTATTGGCATGAACAAATGGGAGGAAGCCGCACTCGTAGCTTCTGTTGGAAACAAGGAAAAAGTTCCGATTATTTCATTCGCAGCTCGTGTCATAACCCCACCGCAGATGGAACGCCGTTGGCCTTTCTTAATACAAATGGCTAACAACGGTTCTTCACAAATCAAATGCGTTGCAGATATTGTTGGGGTGTACCAATGGAAAAAGGTTGTGGTGATACATGAAGATGGTCCGTATGCCAGTGACTCGGGGATGTCAGCTCTTCTTCTATCCAAGGCTCTTCAGGATGTTGATTCAGAGATTGATTATCGTTTAGTTCTTCCACCAGCTTCTTCTCTGTCTTCTCCAAAAGGGTTTGTTCTGGACGAGCTGCTGAAGCTACAGAATGCAACAAAATCTCGGgtttttattgttcttcagtCATCGTTGTCGATGGCGACTCATTTGTTCAGAGAAGCTAAAAATCTCGGGTTTATGGGGAACGAGTCAGCTTGGATTATCACGGACAGTGTAACAAGTTTCCTGTACTCGGTTGACGACTCTGTTATTTCCTCTATGGAAGGTGCTTTAGGGATCAAGACCTACTATTCTACTAGTACTGATTCTTACAAAGATTTCTATGCCCTGTTCTCAAAAAAATTCCAATCCGAGTATCCAGAGGAGGCTAATCCTAAGCCGGGAATTCATGCTCTACGAGCATATGATAGCATTAGGACCATTTCACAGGCCAGTAACATCAGTAGCGCAGAGATTTTGTTAAGGAATATAGCATCAAGCAGTTTCTCTGGTTTAAGTGGCGAAATACGTTTCGAAGGAGGAAAGCTGTTGCAAACTCCCCCCAAATTGAGGATTGTAAATGTGCGAAATAAGAGGTATGAAGAATTAGACTTTTGGGCGCCATATGATAGGTTCTCAAAAGGCCTTGTGACAGAAAAAGGTAGACAACGTTTGGCTGCCCCAGTGATTTGGCCCGCCGAGATGAACTTAAGCAGACCAAAAGGCTGGGCAATGCCTACTGACAAGAATCCATTGATAATTGGAGTTCCCGGGAGAACTTCATTCCAGAAGTTTGTTAAGGTAGATGACAGCAACAAAGATGATATCAAATATGGAGGTTGGTGCATAAAAGTTTTCGAGATGGTGCTATCTAATTTGAATTATAGTTTGCCTTACAAATTTGTGGCCTTCAACAGCACCTATGACGAATTGGTTTACGGAGTTTTCGACAAG ACTTATGATGCTGTCGTTGGTGACGTGAC aatatTGGCTGACAGATTGGAATACGTGGACTTTACTCAGCCCTACACCGAGTCAGGGTTGTCCATGATAGTTCCTACAAAACCTGAAGAGTCAAAAGCATGGATCTTTTTGAAGCCTTTCACGTGGGAAATGTGGGTGGTGACTGGTGCCATCATGCTTTACACAATGCTTATAATTTGGTTCTTGGAGCATCAATGCAATCCAGAATTTAGTGGCCCATGGAAGAATCAGATTGGGACCACGTTTTGGTTCACATTCTCCTCTCTGTTCTTCGCTCATA GAGAGAAAATTAACAGCAACTTAACTCGAGTGGTGGTGGTAGTATGGCTCCTTCTTGTGTGGATCTTAACCTCGAGCTACACTGCTAGTCTGTCTTCTATGTTCACCGTGCAAAGACTACAAGAAGTTAATACAGATATTGAGTGGCTAAAGAGCAGCAACTCAAAAGTTGGTTGTGATAATGATTCATTTGTCAGGAATTACCTAGAGGATGTGATTGGATTCAATTCAGAGAACATCATCACGGTTTTCAACGAATCTGAGTACAGAGAGCTATTTGAGAACAAGCATATAACTGCTGCCTTTCTTGAACTTCCATATAAGAAAGTTTTCATCAACCAGCATTGCAAGGGGTACACTGCCACCACACCTACCTATAAATTTGGAGGATTTGGCTTTGTGAGTAGTTACTACAACTTTGCTGTTTCAATTTCCACATAA